The Deinococcus roseus genome includes the window AGATCATGTCGTTTTTTCGTTCCGTACTCCCCAGGTTATGCGGTGACACCAGCAAATGCAGGTTGAGTGCCAGATTGAGCCTGTTTGGTTTTTCTCGGTGTCAAAACCATTTCCTTCGCGTGACATGTCTCAAAACCATACAGCTGCAAACATCCAAAATCACCAAGAAGTGTGTTTCAACCCCTCTCCATTTGGTGGGTCAAACAACCACACCGTCTTCCAGAGCAGTGATCAGATGCTGCACCAACTGGCCTCCCAATTCCGTGCGAGCATACTGCAGGGGCGTTTCTCCCCCCAGAGCAGCATTGGGTGTTTTCAGCCAGGTTCTGGCTGCCTCCTGGGTGCCTGTCAGCTGCATGGCTCGCTCAAACAGGCAGGCATAACGGTAGACACGTTCTGATGCTCGTGCTGTGAGCCGCTGGTTCTTGCGGCGATTGAATAAGTGGAGACCAATGTGCTGTTGAAATGTCACTGGAGTCAGCTCAAGGAGCATGAGCAGTCGAGTCACCGTTTCATGCAGCAGGCCCATTTCCAGTTGCTGGGTCAGATCATGCAGGGACCTGGCTTCCAGTTGCAGAATGTGGGTTCCTGGAAGCCCGAAGACTGGATGTGTTGTGGTGGGATGGTAGCGTTCCAGTCCCATGAAAACCTCCTGCGTGTGAGTCTCACTTCAGTTGGGGTGTTGCGCAGAATAAGAAGAGTGCCTTGGATTTGTCTGATGGAGTTGTTGGTGGGGGCAGTGCAGTTGCAAAGCGTCTGGAAATCAAATTTTACAGGAAGGTGATCAATCCATGGGGTATTCAGCCTCAGCATCGTGCTGCACGTTTTTCTTTCAGCAGGCCATAGGCATATTGAAGGGTAGACGCCGCTCACTCCCAGCATTCCAGAGCAATTTAAAGATGTAATGGCATAATATGCCATTACATCTCCATCAACCATGAAAGCTGTAGCGTTTGATTTTGATCAAGAGGGGTTTGGTGTCCTTCCGGGTGGCCCG containing:
- a CDS encoding antitoxin Xre/MbcA/ParS toxin-binding domain-containing protein yields the protein MGLERYHPTTTHPVFGLPGTHILQLEARSLHDLTQQLEMGLLHETVTRLLMLLELTPVTFQQHIGLHLFNRRKNQRLTARASERVYRYACLFERAMQLTGTQEAARTWLKTPNAALGGETPLQYARTELGGQLVQHLITALEDGVVV